The following proteins are encoded in a genomic region of Cryptomeria japonica chromosome 11, Sugi_1.0, whole genome shotgun sequence:
- the LOC131050719 gene encoding disease resistance protein TAO1, with protein MKGDYFESSGETFVPAPSLVGLKLLVIRGDCFNQVIGEVSRELVWLRWWDIGQRNLPTQLPLENLRVLEISEEFAGENRLEELWESESNAPVQLRELDISHCYNFQRLPNSIGCLHELKKVVIRYSDNVRSLPEKFCCLQLLEHLELPYCVMLSSLPSSFGNLRNLRYLDLSWCKSLRSLPVSFKNLMLLQYLNLGGCKELILTSDAFQNITKLEFLSLAHCEQVEELPRRITNQASLTELYLDGVHSLREIPVKIGQLGRLREMKIGSGSLMILPNSHGDLSSLTNLSIQACSKLESLPISIGDLFSLTDLAICGCPRLECLPSSMGYLNLLENLTITMCPISKVDFGAGSLLLALNNLKQMELQHTQVCRISISESRYPRLEILRLYYNNHLKEIEALPGSLQCLSISGCLKLEELPSFTQLTSLRDFDLSGCDRIVKIGGLKYCTRLETLSIKTCWELRGIESLEQMERLRRVEIGANKGSVIESCIQTIQKWPDEIIIYTRAVPDASSLVDSLLLSPNFSVVDDFSSENILSQPMKLLQKHSPNGNAIMLCFVINYVSSSQMSISLQQPYLIDNMSRTISSMEIDEGRWALVAIFTQRSRWLTANGAFQILAYRAGREEEGVKVEVERGFAVIGEEQRLVEALLPLIQSICR; from the exons ATGAAAGGAGACTATTTTGAATCAAGTGGAGAAACTTTTGTACCCGCACCCTCTTTAGTTGGCCTAAAGCTTTTAGTGATTAGAGGAGATTGTTTTAATCAAGTAATTGGTGAAGTGTCAAGAGAGCTGGTCTGGCTTCGCTGGTGGGATATTGGACAGAGAAATCTTCCGACACAACTTCCATTGGAAAATTTGAGAGTTTTAGAAATATCTGAAGAATTTGCAGGTGAAAATCGGCTAGAAGAGCTGTGGGAATCTGAAAGCAAT GCTCCTGTGCAGTTAAGAGAGTTAGATATTTCCCATTGCTATAATTTTCAAAGACTTCCAAACTCAATAGGGTGTCTCCATGAGTTGAAAAAGGTTGTCATCAGATATAGCGACAATGTTAGGAGTCTGCCAGAAAAATTTTGCTGTCTGCAATTGTTGGAGCACCTCGAATTACCGTACTGTGTAATGCTATCTTCACTACCCAGCAGTTTTGGCAATTTGAGAAATCTGCGGTATCTAGATTTGTCCTGGTGCAAAAGCTTGAGGAGTTTACCAGTTTCCTTTAAGAACTTGATGCTCCTGCAATATCTAAATTTAGGGGGTTGTAAAGAGCTCATACTTACATCAGATGCTTTCCAAAACATTACAAAGCTGGAGTTTTTAAGCCTTGCTCACTGCGAGCAAGTGGAAGAGTTGCCTCGTCGCATCACAAATCAGGCGTCCTTGACAGAGCTCTACTTAGATGGTGTGCACAGTTTAAGAGAGATACCAGTGAAAATCGGTCAACTAGGCAGGTTGCGAGAGATGAAGATAGGGAGTGGCTCGTTGATGATTTTGCCAAACTCTCATGGAGATTTGTCCTCCTTGACCAATCTTTCGATCCAGGCTTGTTCCAAGCTGGAATCTTTGCCGATCTCTATTGGAGATTTGTTCTCCTTGACTGATCTTGCAATTTGTGGTTGTCCAAGGTTGGAATGTTTACCATCCTCTATGGGGTATCTTAATCTGTTAGAGAATTTAACAATAACCATGTGCCCAATCAGCAAAGTAGATTTTGGGGCGGGGTCTTTATTGcttgcattgaacaacctgaagcaGATGGAACTACAGCATACACAAGTGTGCAGGATTTCTATTTCTGAAAGCCGTTACCCCCGCCTTGAGATCCTTCGTCTTTATTATAATAATCATTTAAAGGAGATCGAAGCACTGCCGGGAAGCCTTCAATGTCTGAGCATTAGCGGTTGTCTAAAGTTGGAGGAGCTTCCGAGCTTTACACAATTAACTTCCCTCAGAGATTTTGACTTAAGCGGTTGTGACCGAATTGTGAAAATCGGAGGTTTAAAATATTGCACAAGATTGGAAACATTGAGTATAAAGACCTGCTGGGAGTTGCGGGGGATTGAAAGTTTGGAGCAGATGGAGAGATTGAGGAGGGTGGAAATCGGAGCAAACAAGGGATCAGTTATTGAAAGTTGCATTCAAACCATACAG AAATGGCCAGATGAAATAATAATATATACGCGGGCGGTCCCTGATGCGTCCTCACTTGTGGATTCCTTACTACTCTCTCCGAATTTCTCAGTCGTTGACGACTTCTCTAGTGAGAATATTTTATCCCAACCAATGAAACTGCTGCAGAAGCATTCCCCCAATGGCAATGCCATTATGCTCTGTTTTGTTATAAATTACGTTTCTTCCTCACAAATGTCAATTTCTTTACAACAGCCTTATCTAATAGACAATATGTCTCGAACCATATCTTCAATGGAGATAGATGAGGGTAGATGGGCATTGGTAGCTATCTTCACACAACGTTCCAGATGGCTCACTGCAAATGGTGCATTCCAGATCTTAGCTTATCGggcaggaagagaagaggaaggagtaAAAGTGGAGGTAGAGAGAGGTTTTGCTGTGATAGGGGAAGAACAAAGACTAGTGGAGGCATTATTGCCACTTATACAAAGCATTTGTAGGTAA